The following proteins come from a genomic window of Kitasatospora sp. NBC_01246:
- a CDS encoding flavodoxin family protein, with product MRTVVVYESMYGNTREIAEAITEGVHRADPEASVDCLPVSRADAEVTRTADLLVVGGPTHMHGMSSGVSRRMAAMAEAKKEGHEDAAHEAHETAGGPGLRSWFHSLPKTEPGTHAAAFDTRADTRMSGGAADGIAQRLARHRYDVVTDPEGFVVEETDGPLRQGGIERARVWGAGLV from the coding sequence ATGCGCACGGTCGTCGTGTACGAGAGCATGTACGGCAACACCCGCGAGATCGCCGAAGCCATCACCGAGGGCGTTCACCGGGCCGACCCGGAGGCATCCGTCGACTGCCTCCCGGTGTCGCGGGCCGACGCCGAGGTGACCCGCACGGCGGACCTGCTGGTCGTCGGCGGCCCCACCCACATGCACGGGATGTCCTCCGGCGTCAGCCGCCGGATGGCCGCCATGGCCGAGGCGAAGAAGGAGGGCCACGAGGACGCCGCCCACGAGGCGCACGAGACCGCCGGGGGTCCGGGTCTGCGCTCCTGGTTCCACTCGCTCCCCAAGACCGAACCCGGCACTCACGCCGCGGCCTTCGACACCCGCGCCGACACGCGGATGAGCGGCGGAGCCGCGGACGGCATCGCCCAACGGCTCGCCCGCCACCGCTACGACGTCGTCACCGACCCCGAGGGCTTCGTCGTCGAGGAGACCGACGGTCCCCTGCGGCAGGGCGGGATCGAGCGGGCACGGGTCTGGGGTGCCGGGCTGGTCTGA
- a CDS encoding universal stress protein has product MPTVRTDQAIACSRQRLAAKEAELRAVLASGAEVTSAHVPEDPAEALEAAGRGATMLVLGSRGLSTLRGFLVGSVSQEVLRRAACPVVLVRAEEADGKPAQAQDAADDAAADGEVLLGLDLRRPCDDVIAFAFEAARLRSVPLRVVHTWDPPAGSEYMAFAAIGAMDAELSASERQQLSDVLGPWRSRFPTVTVATDLVRGHAAVGLVEAAADAGLLVVGRRVRRATLGAHLGPVAHAAIHHVHCPVAVVSYG; this is encoded by the coding sequence ATGCCGACGGTCCGCACCGACCAGGCGATCGCCTGTAGCCGACAGCGGCTGGCCGCCAAGGAGGCGGAGCTCCGGGCCGTCCTCGCCTCCGGCGCCGAGGTCACCTCGGCCCACGTCCCCGAGGACCCGGCGGAGGCCCTGGAGGCGGCCGGCCGGGGCGCCACCATGCTGGTGCTCGGCTCACGGGGCCTGAGCACCCTGCGGGGCTTCCTCGTCGGTTCGGTGAGCCAGGAGGTCCTGCGCAGGGCGGCCTGCCCGGTGGTCCTGGTCCGGGCGGAGGAAGCCGACGGGAAGCCGGCTCAGGCGCAAGACGCCGCCGACGACGCGGCGGCGGACGGCGAGGTCCTCCTGGGCCTGGATCTCCGCCGGCCCTGCGACGACGTGATCGCCTTCGCCTTCGAAGCGGCCCGGCTGCGTTCCGTGCCGCTTCGGGTCGTCCACACCTGGGACCCTCCCGCCGGCAGCGAGTACATGGCGTTCGCCGCCATCGGTGCCATGGACGCGGAACTGTCGGCCTCCGAGCGGCAGCAGCTCTCGGACGTGCTGGGTCCCTGGCGTTCCCGCTTCCCCACGGTGACCGTCGCGACGGACCTGGTCCGCGGCCACGCGGCGGTCGGCCTCGTCGAGGCCGCCGCGGATGCCGGGCTCCTCGTGGTCGGCCGCCGGGTCAGGCGCGCGACGCTCGGTGCGCACCTCGGGCCGGTGGCGCACGCCGCGATCCACCACGTCCACTGCCCGGTCGCGGTCGTCTCCTACGGCTGA
- a CDS encoding ABC transporter permease subunit, which produces MNRGTVSRRLPLVWLALHRRRRMLAALLLGMVVFEALIVVITSTVPPSDLFGGGRTPPGAFKAFSGSNGDVSLASYAGLLGAGLTHPFWIALQLTAIGSLGAAAVAADVESGTIELLMTRPLARRRLLAERTAALAAVSFLLNAAATATIAAGVALSPDLRDAVPVGGVFAAGLLGCAFTLCLTGPVLAVSAVSRRRAHVVGATVAFGAVGFALNFVALAWSPAAPLRYLSPFHYYTPGDALAHGTVPWTSLAVLSAVGLAGLTAAFRLLNRRDLAI; this is translated from the coding sequence ATGAACCGCGGTACCGTCAGCCGTCGACTGCCGCTGGTCTGGCTTGCCCTGCACCGTCGCCGCCGGATGCTGGCGGCGCTCCTGCTCGGCATGGTCGTCTTCGAGGCTCTGATCGTGGTGATCACCAGTACCGTTCCGCCCTCCGATCTGTTCGGCGGTGGCCGGACCCCGCCCGGTGCCTTCAAGGCGTTCAGCGGCTCGAACGGGGACGTGTCCCTCGCCAGCTACGCCGGGCTGCTCGGCGCGGGCCTGACCCATCCGTTCTGGATCGCCCTCCAGCTCACCGCCATCGGCTCGCTGGGCGCGGCCGCGGTCGCCGCCGACGTCGAATCCGGCACCATCGAGCTCCTGATGACCCGGCCGCTCGCCCGCCGCCGGCTGCTCGCCGAGCGTACGGCCGCCCTGGCCGCCGTCTCGTTCCTGCTCAACGCGGCCGCCACCGCCACCATCGCGGCGGGGGTCGCCCTCTCACCGGACCTGCGCGACGCCGTCCCCGTCGGCGGGGTCTTCGCCGCCGGCCTTCTGGGCTGCGCCTTCACGCTCTGCCTGACCGGCCCGGTGCTCGCCGTCTCGGCGGTCAGCCGACGCCGGGCGCACGTGGTCGGCGCGACCGTGGCGTTCGGCGCGGTCGGCTTCGCACTGAACTTCGTCGCCCTGGCCTGGTCCCCGGCCGCCCCCCTGCGCTACCTCAGTCCCTTCCACTACTACACACCCGGCGACGCCCTCGCCCACGGCACCGTTCCCTGGACCTCGCTGGCGGTCCTGTCCGCCGTAGGCCTGGCCGGCCTGACAGCGGCCTTCCGGCTGCTGAACCGCCGGGACCTCGCGATCTGA